In Cellvibrio polysaccharolyticus, a genomic segment contains:
- a CDS encoding MFS transporter, whose product MSTVLPAPKATKIQLFNFSTPAMRAFHMSWLAFFVCFFAWFACAPLMPVIAGEFDLSKDQIANINIAAVAITILVRLIVGPLCDKYGPRKTYTALLLIGSIPVFGVASANSYESFLFFRMLIGAIGASFVITQYHTSIMFAPNVVGTANATTAGWGNAGGGATQALMPLLLGALVMFGVEQSMGWRIALLVPGILMVIVGVLYWKFTQDCVQGNFSELRALGINAGSDKKGGLAILAHAARNYRVWVLFVTYAACFGIEIFIHNIVAMYYVTHFEFGLKEAGLAAGIFGLLALFARSLGGYLSDKIALKKGLDGRTQILFFLILGEGLFLMLFAQMSSVTLAILAMTIFALFTHMACGATYALVPFIDRQALGGVAGIIGAGGNVGAVAAGFLLKGMMDIQSCLMMLGALVVIAAGCVLLIRFSPSHKEKEQQLFEQALIERNTTA is encoded by the coding sequence ATGTCTACGGTTTTACCTGCCCCCAAAGCGACCAAAATACAGCTATTTAATTTTTCCACGCCAGCAATGCGTGCCTTCCATATGAGTTGGCTGGCATTTTTTGTGTGCTTTTTTGCCTGGTTTGCCTGCGCCCCTTTAATGCCGGTTATCGCGGGTGAATTTGATTTAAGCAAAGATCAAATCGCCAACATCAATATTGCCGCCGTGGCGATTACCATTCTGGTTCGGCTGATTGTTGGCCCCTTGTGCGATAAATACGGCCCACGCAAAACCTACACCGCCTTATTATTAATTGGCAGTATTCCTGTTTTTGGCGTTGCCTCTGCCAACAGTTACGAATCCTTTTTGTTTTTCCGCATGTTGATTGGCGCCATTGGTGCCAGCTTTGTCATCACCCAATACCACACCAGCATTATGTTTGCGCCCAACGTGGTTGGCACTGCCAACGCCACCACTGCCGGTTGGGGCAATGCCGGCGGCGGCGCCACCCAGGCATTAATGCCGCTGTTACTGGGCGCGCTGGTGATGTTCGGTGTTGAGCAAAGTATGGGCTGGCGCATTGCGCTGCTGGTGCCGGGCATTCTGATGGTTATTGTCGGCGTGCTTTACTGGAAATTCACCCAGGATTGCGTGCAAGGCAACTTCAGTGAGTTGCGTGCGCTGGGCATCAATGCCGGCAGCGATAAAAAAGGTGGCCTTGCCATTCTGGCGCACGCCGCCCGCAATTATCGCGTCTGGGTACTTTTTGTTACCTACGCCGCCTGCTTTGGCATTGAAATTTTTATCCACAATATTGTGGCGATGTATTACGTCACGCATTTCGAATTCGGTTTGAAAGAAGCGGGTCTGGCAGCGGGCATCTTCGGTTTGCTGGCGCTGTTTGCGCGCTCTCTCGGTGGTTACCTGTCTGACAAGATAGCGCTGAAAAAAGGGCTGGATGGCCGCACACAAATCCTGTTTTTTCTGATCCTCGGCGAAGGTCTTTTTCTGATGCTGTTTGCGCAAATGAGCAGCGTCACTCTGGCCATTCTCGCCATGACCATTTTTGCTTTATTCACCCACATGGCTTGCGGTGCAACCTACGCGCTGGTGCCGTTTATTGATCGCCAGGCATTGGGTGGTGTGGCCGGCATTATTGGTGCCGGTGGTAACGTCGGCGCGGTTGCCGCCGGGTTTTTATTGAAGGGGATGATGGATATTCAATCCTGTCTGATGATGTTGGGCGCGCTGGTGGTGATTGCTGCCGGTTGTGTGCTGCTGATTCGCTTTTCTCCTTCGCACAAAGAAAAAGAGCAACAACTTTTTGAACAGGCGTTGATTGAGCGCAACACCACGGCTTGA
- a CDS encoding ANTAR domain-containing response regulator, whose protein sequence is MGKLKIVLIDDDEERARFVSDRLTSHDFEVVASIAIDHRGLFNPEPLQADVILLDMDHPHRDIIENCVASYDLPTVLFTKSSDKETIKQAIEAGVTAYIVDGIEPERLQTILEISIEQYKKHKQLEQDLQDTKAKLADRKDIEKAKVLLMRLHGLREDDAFQLLRKNAMSHRVTMGEMARRLLDAQQLLNSHLRD, encoded by the coding sequence ATGGGTAAACTGAAAATCGTATTAATTGATGATGACGAGGAACGCGCCCGCTTTGTTAGCGATCGCCTTACCAGTCACGATTTTGAAGTGGTCGCCAGCATTGCTATTGATCATCGCGGTTTATTTAACCCCGAGCCGCTACAGGCGGATGTGATCTTGCTGGATATGGATCACCCCCATCGCGACATTATTGAAAACTGCGTTGCCAGCTACGATTTACCGACCGTGCTGTTCACCAAAAGCTCTGACAAGGAAACCATCAAACAGGCCATTGAGGCGGGCGTAACCGCTTATATCGTGGATGGTATTGAACCGGAGCGGTTGCAAACCATTCTTGAAATTTCTATCGAGCAATATAAAAAACACAAACAACTCGAACAGGATTTGCAAGACACCAAAGCCAAACTGGCCGACCGCAAAGACATCGAAAAAGCCAAGGTGCTGCTGATGCGTTTACACGGCTTGCGTGAGGACGATGCCTTTCAATTGCTGCGCAAAAATGCCATGAGCCACCGCGTCACCATGGGCGAAATGGCGCGGCGCCTGCTCGACGCACAACAACTGCTCAACAGCCATCTGCGGGATTAA
- a CDS encoding CmpA/NrtA family ABC transporter substrate-binding protein, translated as MPSLEKTDIDLGYIPLLDCVALIWAHRRGYFQEFGLQVNLVKEASWASLRDRLAFGVLDAAHCLSAMLPAAAIGSDRIGVPLTTPLTLSVNTAFISLSQALCYELHIEPNEPPYSSAHKVVEAIKAGKNIRFAQVFNHSLHHYCLREWLARADETLAADSKLASLPPSYMVEALSRGMIDGFCAGEPWNSQGEISGVSQIVATSREIIPPVTDKVLATTSEWAAQHPHTLRALTAALIKAQRDIHNTPDFAPIYAALSEYDIIPFVCSEQVHVRKYHAIQQIIRNLNAPETSPRASDMHWLLSQIKKWNDNTLDESRFANVASACVDVDCYEDAVALLGL; from the coding sequence ATGCCATCACTCGAAAAAACCGATATTGATCTGGGCTATATTCCGCTGCTGGATTGTGTGGCACTTATTTGGGCGCACCGCCGGGGTTACTTTCAGGAATTCGGCTTGCAGGTCAATCTGGTCAAGGAAGCCTCCTGGGCAAGCCTGCGCGACCGACTGGCGTTTGGCGTGCTGGATGCAGCTCACTGCCTGTCGGCCATGCTGCCGGCGGCGGCCATCGGCAGCGACAGGATTGGCGTACCTTTAACAACCCCCTTGACCCTGAGTGTGAACACCGCGTTTATCAGCCTGAGCCAGGCGCTTTGCTATGAATTGCATATCGAGCCGAATGAGCCGCCTTACAGCAGCGCACACAAAGTGGTAGAGGCCATCAAGGCCGGTAAAAACATCCGTTTTGCCCAGGTATTCAATCACTCCCTGCACCACTATTGCTTGCGCGAATGGCTGGCACGGGCGGATGAAACACTAGCCGCCGACAGCAAGCTGGCCAGCCTGCCGCCGTCTTATATGGTGGAGGCGTTATCACGCGGCATGATTGATGGGTTCTGCGCAGGAGAGCCATGGAACAGCCAGGGAGAGATATCCGGCGTCAGCCAGATTGTCGCCACCAGCCGGGAGATTATTCCGCCGGTGACCGACAAGGTGCTGGCAACCACCAGTGAGTGGGCAGCGCAGCACCCGCACACCTTGCGGGCATTAACTGCCGCGCTGATCAAAGCGCAGCGGGACATTCATAACACCCCCGACTTCGCCCCGATTTATGCCGCACTGAGCGAATACGACATTATTCCCTTCGTATGCTCGGAGCAGGTTCACGTGAGAAAATACCACGCTATCCAGCAGATCATCCGCAACCTCAATGCGCCGGAAACTTCACCCCGTGCCAGCGATATGCACTGGTTGTTGTCGCAAATTAAAAAATGGAATGACAACACGCTGGACGAATCCCGCTTCGCCAATGTGGCGAGTGCTTGTGTGGATGTTGATTGCTATGAAGACGCGGTCGCGCTGTTGGGCTTGTAA
- a CDS encoding transporter gives MQSMYVGRLLIGLACAAPLSVLAEETALASFNRPGIGFGAEVLAPGQFAWEQGLPDFSRDGPARQYALNTRWRLGLGHAAELHLATNGYQWQRGDEKVDGRGDSELALKYQLPSSREDIAWGLMATYSYAGGEQPFTAGDHSRGLAVSIAKTLASGRSLAGYVGYTRYQQHDIWTVSPAVTFYSGPVFSAYSEAGLSWGDGVDATQVAGAGGTWRISRQVQLDVWFLGGLNREATDWQGGFGVSWVSR, from the coding sequence ATGCAGAGTATGTATGTTGGCAGGTTACTGATCGGGCTCGCCTGCGCCGCTCCTTTGTCTGTTCTGGCAGAGGAAACGGCGCTGGCATCTTTCAACCGTCCGGGCATCGGTTTTGGTGCGGAAGTGCTGGCGCCCGGGCAGTTTGCCTGGGAGCAGGGGCTTCCGGATTTCAGTCGCGACGGACCCGCCCGCCAGTATGCGCTGAATACCCGCTGGCGGCTGGGGCTCGGGCATGCGGCAGAATTGCATCTCGCGACCAACGGCTATCAGTGGCAACGCGGCGATGAAAAAGTTGATGGGCGTGGTGATAGTGAATTGGCATTGAAGTATCAGTTGCCGTCATCGCGGGAAGATATTGCCTGGGGCTTGATGGCAACTTATAGCTATGCCGGTGGTGAGCAACCCTTTACCGCGGGTGATCATTCCCGTGGGCTCGCCGTCAGCATCGCCAAAACTCTGGCTTCCGGACGCAGTCTGGCTGGCTATGTTGGTTATACGCGTTATCAACAACATGACATCTGGACGGTTTCGCCAGCCGTCACCTTTTACAGCGGGCCGGTTTTCAGTGCTTACAGCGAAGCGGGGTTGAGCTGGGGAGATGGCGTGGATGCCACGCAGGTGGCGGGCGCCGGTGGCACCTGGCGTATTTCCCGGCAAGTGCAACTGGACGTATGGTTTCTGGGCGGGTTAAACCGTGAAGCTACCGATTGGCAGGGTGGCTTTGGTGTGTCCTGGGTGTCGCGGTAG
- a CDS encoding methyl-accepting chemotaxis protein, translating to MMYLRRLDIGRRAGLIFALLALLLLGLGGFALLQMKHMDGTSDSIRENWMPSVGVVERLSSTAGRIRALTLRSILLTDATARDNSLRSVDELVASMPALLQQYRDTFSNEEEMVAFVPFDKAWSTYIELQQRIASAARNDQYDEALQLVNGPLADYANEVAATLTTLAKFNIDGALQATVVSENAYNLATRSVIITLVASLLVMALLAALLTRSIVTPLNNVVHFAEVIASGDLRPTIEITGKDELSRLQMALHQMQQNLYNTIQQIANSSSQLASASEELHAVTEDSTRGLHQQSSEIDLAATAVNEMTVAAEDVARNAVDTSEATRNSATTAQLGRDQARQAVASISDLVADVTGTAEQVGNLAAKVRDIGQVLDVIRAIAEQTNLLALNAAIEAARAGDAGRGFAVVADEVRALAHRTQQSTREIEQMISGIQTDTDQAVGAMQTSQQRAQLTINVARAVGEALEQISDSVAAINDRNLVIASAAEQQAQVAREVDLNLTNIRDFSVQTSAGANQTSASSQELSHLAVGLNEMVTKFRL from the coding sequence ATGATGTATTTAAGACGTCTTGATATTGGGCGACGCGCTGGTCTTATTTTTGCGCTGTTGGCACTGTTGTTATTAGGATTGGGTGGTTTTGCTTTATTACAAATGAAACATATGGACGGCACCTCCGATTCGATTCGTGAGAATTGGATGCCTTCTGTGGGGGTGGTAGAAAGGTTGTCTTCTACCGCGGGCAGAATTCGTGCCCTGACCTTGCGCAGTATTTTATTAACGGATGCTACGGCGCGCGACAACAGTCTGCGGTCGGTAGATGAACTTGTCGCCAGCATGCCTGCTTTGCTCCAGCAGTACCGCGACACCTTTTCCAATGAGGAGGAGATGGTTGCTTTTGTGCCCTTCGATAAGGCGTGGAGTACTTACATAGAATTGCAACAACGCATTGCCAGTGCGGCGCGCAATGATCAGTACGATGAAGCCTTGCAGCTGGTCAACGGCCCGCTGGCCGACTATGCCAACGAGGTGGCGGCTACCCTGACAACACTGGCGAAATTCAATATAGACGGCGCCCTGCAGGCCACGGTGGTCAGTGAAAATGCGTATAACCTGGCAACGCGGTCGGTGATTATTACGCTGGTCGCCAGCTTGTTGGTGATGGCTTTGCTGGCGGCGTTGTTAACGCGCAGTATCGTAACGCCACTCAATAACGTAGTGCATTTTGCCGAAGTGATTGCCTCTGGCGATTTGCGCCCCACCATTGAAATAACTGGCAAAGATGAACTCTCCCGGTTGCAAATGGCGCTGCACCAGATGCAACAAAATTTGTATAACACCATTCAGCAAATTGCCAATTCCTCCAGCCAGTTGGCCTCTGCCTCGGAAGAACTGCATGCGGTAACAGAAGACTCCACGCGCGGCTTGCATCAACAAAGCAGTGAAATTGACCTGGCCGCTACCGCCGTTAACGAGATGACCGTGGCGGCTGAAGATGTTGCCCGCAATGCGGTCGATACCTCGGAGGCAACCCGCAATTCTGCCACGACGGCACAGCTCGGTCGTGACCAGGCTCGCCAGGCGGTGGCGTCTATCAGTGACCTGGTGGCCGATGTGACCGGCACTGCCGAGCAGGTGGGCAATTTGGCTGCTAAAGTTCGGGATATTGGCCAGGTGCTTGATGTGATTCGAGCCATTGCCGAACAGACCAATTTGCTGGCATTGAACGCTGCCATTGAGGCCGCCCGTGCTGGCGATGCCGGGCGTGGTTTTGCCGTGGTGGCTGATGAAGTGCGCGCTCTGGCGCATCGCACCCAGCAATCCACCCGCGAAATAGAACAGATGATCAGCGGCATTCAGACGGATACCGATCAGGCGGTCGGGGCAATGCAAACCAGCCAGCAGCGCGCGCAGTTGACTATCAATGTGGCTCGGGCGGTGGGTGAAGCACTGGAGCAAATATCCGATTCTGTCGCTGCGATTAATGATCGCAATCTGGTGATTGCCAGCGCCGCCGAGCAGCAGGCCCAGGTTGCTCGCGAGGTAGATCTCAACCTGACCAACATCCGCGATTTTTCGGTGCAAACATCCGCGGGTGCCAATCAGACCAGTGCATCGAGTCAGGAACTGTCGCATCTGGCGGTTGGCTTGAATGAGATGGTGACCAAATTCCGCTTGTAA
- the mqo gene encoding malate dehydrogenase (quinone) gives MKKLLVLLLVTCLWSCSGKEEPDRSVDVLLIGGGVMSATLGTWLAELEPEWSMELVERLDAVALESSYGWNNAGTGHSAFCELNYTPEKADGSIDISKAIEINESFEISRQFWAHQVQQGVLNNPSSFITNVPHMTFVWGAENVEYLKKRHAALQHSSLFRGMLYSEDGEQIREWAPLVMEGRQVTEPIAATRMEIGTDVNFGEITRQLVQSLQRHAGFTLSLQQEVRNLSRADDGSWDVEIHNLANGNTRTINARFVFIGAGGAALTLLQRSGIPEADGYGGFPVGGQFLMTKNPELVARHKAKVYGKADSGSPPMSVPHLDTRRVDGEEAILFGPFATFSTRFLMQGSLMDLPLSITTNNIGPMTRAGLDNFDLTKYLVGQLLLSDEERIESLRHYFPQANANDWTLLTAGQRVQIIKRDKDKGGVLQFGTEVVTAKDGSLAALLGASPGASTAAPIMLKLLETTFKDKVAGEWQERIKTIVPSYGQKLNDNIELTNRTREYSTGHLQLLHQPVGAEVIP, from the coding sequence ATGAAAAAATTATTAGTACTGCTACTGGTCACTTGCCTGTGGAGTTGTTCAGGAAAAGAAGAACCGGATCGCTCGGTGGATGTGTTGTTGATTGGCGGCGGTGTGATGAGCGCCACGCTGGGCACCTGGCTGGCAGAGCTGGAACCGGAATGGTCAATGGAGCTGGTAGAACGGCTGGACGCCGTTGCACTTGAAAGTTCCTACGGTTGGAATAATGCCGGCACCGGGCATTCGGCATTTTGCGAGTTGAACTACACACCGGAAAAAGCCGATGGCAGTATTGATATCAGCAAAGCAATTGAGATCAACGAGTCGTTTGAAATTTCCCGCCAGTTCTGGGCACATCAGGTGCAGCAGGGCGTACTGAACAACCCCTCGTCTTTTATTACCAACGTGCCGCACATGACGTTTGTATGGGGCGCAGAGAATGTGGAATATCTGAAAAAACGCCACGCTGCGCTGCAACACAGCTCACTGTTTCGCGGCATGCTCTACTCGGAAGACGGCGAACAAATTCGTGAGTGGGCACCGCTGGTCATGGAAGGCCGCCAGGTCACTGAGCCGATTGCCGCCACGCGGATGGAGATAGGCACCGATGTTAACTTTGGGGAAATTACCCGCCAGCTGGTGCAATCGCTGCAACGCCACGCCGGTTTCACCTTATCGCTGCAACAGGAAGTGCGTAACCTCTCCCGTGCTGACGATGGCAGCTGGGATGTAGAAATTCACAACCTCGCCAACGGCAACACTCGCACCATCAATGCCCGCTTCGTATTTATCGGTGCCGGTGGTGCGGCGCTCACCTTGTTACAACGCTCCGGCATTCCCGAGGCTGATGGTTATGGTGGCTTCCCGGTCGGCGGTCAATTTTTAATGACCAAAAACCCGGAGCTGGTCGCCCGCCATAAAGCCAAGGTATACGGCAAAGCCGACAGCGGCTCGCCACCCATGTCTGTGCCGCATCTGGACACCCGTCGGGTTGATGGTGAAGAAGCCATTTTGTTCGGGCCTTTCGCCACCTTCTCGACCCGCTTTCTGATGCAAGGCTCATTGATGGATTTACCGCTGTCGATCACCACTAACAACATCGGCCCGATGACCCGCGCCGGGCTGGATAATTTTGACCTCACCAAATATCTGGTCGGCCAATTATTACTGAGCGATGAAGAGCGTATTGAATCCTTGCGCCATTATTTCCCGCAAGCCAACGCCAACGACTGGACATTGCTTACCGCAGGCCAGCGCGTGCAAATTATCAAACGCGACAAGGATAAAGGCGGCGTGCTGCAATTCGGCACCGAGGTGGTTACCGCCAAAGATGGCAGCCTGGCGGCACTGCTCGGCGCGTCTCCCGGCGCCTCCACGGCGGCACCGATCATGCTGAAATTGCTGGAAACAACCTTCAAGGACAAAGTAGCCGGTGAGTGGCAGGAGCGTATTAAAACCATTGTTCCCTCCTACGGCCAAAAACTGAATGACAATATCGAACTGACCAACCGCACCCGCGAATACAGCACCGGGCATTTGCAGTTACTGCATCAGCCGGTGGGAGCGGAAGTAATACCTTAG
- a CDS encoding J domain-containing protein encodes MNNLWGLLGIEPTNDVRAIKKAYAIQLKSTRPDEDTNAFQMLHQAYKKALALVESAAMHEARPRVHSEIEGQDGSQRQLDVPRDDQAASEQGNIEAADLQSESPSAVNENIERQQQALRARQEVFMALTAKVAELLESKRLADTVEPWRFLESTPYVLEDDFNWALGCQVFKMFVEFSKVRLKHRKSGGYYNRKIPDAVLGYCNQIFFWNTRRDYLEQNFGGVFCRDLCYQIESAASPEIGLKVRGGVINYEKSSTLSTLHQQRAERIREKSRHELLVFLAIFTGFVLYVVTRLTGIH; translated from the coding sequence ATGAATAACCTGTGGGGGCTGCTGGGAATCGAGCCAACAAATGATGTGCGTGCCATAAAAAAAGCTTATGCGATTCAATTGAAATCTACTCGCCCTGATGAAGATACCAATGCCTTTCAAATGCTGCATCAGGCTTACAAAAAGGCGCTTGCGTTAGTTGAATCGGCAGCCATGCATGAAGCCCGCCCCAGGGTACATTCGGAGATTGAGGGGCAGGACGGCTCGCAGCGCCAGCTTGATGTGCCGCGCGACGATCAGGCTGCCAGCGAACAAGGCAATATCGAAGCTGCTGATTTACAGAGTGAATCCCCCTCGGCTGTTAATGAAAATATTGAGCGTCAGCAGCAGGCGCTGAGAGCACGCCAGGAAGTGTTCATGGCGCTGACGGCTAAGGTGGCTGAGCTGCTGGAATCAAAAAGGCTGGCGGATACTGTTGAACCATGGCGCTTCCTTGAATCAACGCCTTATGTACTGGAAGATGACTTCAACTGGGCTCTTGGTTGCCAGGTTTTTAAAATGTTTGTGGAATTTAGCAAGGTTCGATTGAAGCATCGTAAGTCGGGCGGCTATTACAATCGTAAAATTCCCGACGCGGTGTTGGGGTATTGTAATCAGATATTTTTCTGGAATACGCGGCGCGATTATCTGGAGCAAAATTTTGGTGGCGTCTTTTGCCGGGATCTCTGTTATCAAATAGAGTCTGCTGCATCGCCGGAAATTGGGCTTAAAGTGCGCGGCGGAGTAATAAATTATGAAAAGAGTTCAACACTGAGTACTTTGCATCAGCAGCGCGCTGAAAGAATCAGGGAAAAAAGCCGACATGAGTTGCTGGTTTTTCTCGCTATATTTACTGGATTTGTTCTTTATGTGGTCACCAGATTGACAGGTATTCACTAA
- a CDS encoding molecular chaperone HscC, which translates to MTVIGIDLGTTNSACGYWGEAGATLVPNRLGELLTPSVVGLDESGKVVVGKTAKERLIDHSDKTVGAFKRLMGSNHKVQLADQVFSAPELSSLILRSLKEDAESHLGVEVTEAVISVPAYFNESQRQATRMAGELAGLKVQRLINEPTAAAIAYGLNDKQEGTFLILDFGGGTFDVTILEFFDGIMEVHASAGDNFLGGEDFVDAMVDALLGELAIARSTLSKKTLQMLYMQMETAKRRISQIDKYDITLNIDNVPSTWSMTPDWFARVVTPLILRCKQPVEQALRDAKLSLGAISDIILVGGSTKLGLFRNTMARMLGRFPSCNLDPDLVVAMGAAVQAGLVARNEALEDIVLTDICPYSLGTSVVNNDSPKYGHYFFPIIERNSVVPASVVRRVFTASDMQTQVKIDVYQGESRYVKKNVFLGDLNMSVPAAPKGQEAIDIRYSYDVNGLLEVDATVISTQITRSITLERNAGQMSESQKQASHRKLAELKFHPRDGEENRALLARGERLYETSLGDLRGQIAALLASFERVLEEQNPNAIMKARKSLRETFDKLDREEWL; encoded by the coding sequence ATGACGGTTATAGGAATTGATCTCGGAACAACCAATAGTGCCTGCGGTTATTGGGGCGAGGCGGGAGCAACATTGGTGCCCAATCGCCTTGGCGAGCTATTAACACCCTCTGTGGTGGGGCTGGATGAGTCGGGAAAGGTGGTGGTCGGTAAAACAGCCAAAGAGCGGCTGATTGACCACAGCGATAAAACAGTTGGCGCGTTCAAACGCTTGATGGGAAGTAACCACAAGGTTCAGCTGGCCGACCAGGTATTTTCCGCTCCGGAGCTATCTTCCCTGATTCTCCGGTCTTTAAAGGAGGATGCCGAAAGCCATTTGGGGGTAGAGGTTACCGAGGCTGTTATCAGCGTTCCTGCCTACTTCAACGAGAGCCAGCGACAGGCAACCCGTATGGCCGGTGAGCTCGCCGGCTTGAAAGTACAGCGGCTTATTAACGAACCTACGGCGGCCGCCATCGCTTATGGCCTTAACGATAAACAGGAAGGAACCTTTCTGATTCTCGACTTTGGCGGCGGTACCTTCGATGTCACCATACTGGAATTCTTCGATGGCATTATGGAAGTGCATGCCAGTGCCGGCGACAACTTTCTCGGTGGTGAAGATTTTGTTGATGCAATGGTGGATGCGCTGCTAGGTGAGCTGGCGATCGCCCGATCGACACTTTCCAAAAAAACACTGCAAATGCTCTACATGCAAATGGAGACTGCCAAACGTCGTATTAGCCAGATAGACAAATACGATATCACCCTGAATATTGATAATGTGCCATCCACATGGAGCATGACGCCGGATTGGTTTGCCCGCGTTGTTACGCCGTTGATACTGCGCTGCAAGCAGCCGGTTGAGCAGGCGCTGCGCGATGCGAAACTGTCGCTGGGGGCGATAAGCGACATTATTCTGGTTGGTGGTTCTACAAAGCTGGGTTTATTCCGCAACACCATGGCGAGAATGTTGGGGCGGTTTCCGTCCTGTAATCTCGACCCTGATCTGGTAGTAGCAATGGGCGCTGCTGTGCAGGCGGGGCTGGTAGCGCGCAATGAGGCATTGGAGGATATTGTTCTTACGGATATTTGCCCTTACTCGCTGGGCACGTCGGTTGTTAATAATGATAGTCCGAAATATGGCCATTATTTTTTCCCGATTATTGAGCGCAACTCAGTGGTGCCGGCCAGTGTGGTAAGGCGCGTTTTTACGGCGTCAGATATGCAGACCCAGGTAAAAATTGATGTGTACCAGGGCGAGAGTCGTTACGTTAAGAAGAATGTTTTTCTCGGTGATTTAAATATGAGCGTACCTGCTGCGCCGAAAGGGCAGGAGGCAATTGATATCCGTTATTCCTACGATGTAAATGGTCTGCTGGAAGTGGATGCAACCGTTATTTCTACACAAATCACTAGGTCTATTACGCTGGAGCGTAATGCCGGGCAGATGTCTGAATCGCAAAAGCAGGCTTCACATCGAAAACTGGCAGAACTTAAATTTCACCCTCGGGATGGTGAGGAAAACCGGGCGTTGTTGGCCAGAGGTGAACGTTTGTATGAAACCAGCCTTGGTGATTTGCGCGGACAGATCGCTGCACTGTTGGCAAGTTTCGAACGTGTTCTCGAAGAGCAAAACCCCAATGCAATAATGAAAGCACGTAAAAGCTTGCGCGAGACTTTTGACAAACTGGATCGTGAGGAGTGGTTATGA